The window GATGGAGGGAAACTTGGTCTGACCTTGCAGGTGGCAGGGGACGTCGTACTCAATCTCATCGTGGCGCGACGGGCTGAGAAACAGGGTCCCGTCGACCAGAGGAAACTGCTCGAACACTGGCAGGGCTCGGTGGCACAGTGCACAGTTGACCACGTTCCTCTGGCTGGCACTGAGAGCGGACAGGATGAACCTGCAGGAGGGCCGACAGTCTGTGGTTAAGACATGATTATTGTCCAGATGTCCTCCTCCGTGcatgctgcagatgttggcCAAGCTAGCTAATTCTTAGCTATCATCTTAGCGCCTATCATAAGAGGCGAATATTCACGACGCTAGCGAACATTCCTTGGTCCAACTCTGCGTTTCACGTTTGCCGACCATTTTCCGACCTCCAGGAGGTTTCGTACCTGCGCAGTTCCTCTCCCTGGCCTGCCTGGGCGTCGTCCTCCATGCGGACATGGTAGGTGTTGACCTTATGGCGCGGGACGTGCGTGAGGAGCTCTGAAAGGTCCAGCCTTCTCAGGAACTGCACCGGGTGAGAGTGGTTGCCCTCGCCCCCTCCGGAGGACAGGAGCCGCTGGTGGAGCGGCAGCGGGAAAGACAGAGACAGCGGGAGCACCGGACCGTGGTCAAGATGCGAGCCGCTGTTGGAGGCTCCTACTGAGCAGCTCCGGCTCAGGGGCCCCCCGCTCATAAGGGTTTTCCTCTGCAGGTCTATGTGGACCGCAGATTTTAGGAATTCTCCCAGAGGACGAGATCCACGtaggcctcctccacctcccgcCGCGAGGACAGCGGTGGGGGGGAAAGGGAACCcggcaggaggagacagtccaGGAGAGTCACACGGAGACTTCTGAGGGGGCCCCAGACACAAAGGTCCTCCTgcggctgctcctctctctgaagAGTTCTGCCGGTCCACTGATTGTCTCCGAGGTAGCTCCTGGCTGGAGGCTCTGTGGGACAGTTTACCCCCTCCCACTGCTCCCAGGAGCTGCTTAGTCTTCCTGGGCTCCTCAAAGAAGCCGTCCCCAGACCCTGCCGGCCCCCCGCTGGCTCCGTTCCTGCCTGCGCTCTTCTCAAAAGGCTTTTTCTTGCGCTCTTCCTGCTGCATGCGCTTCACCTGATACCAGTCGGTGTCTTTTTTCAGGTGTCCTTGACCACAGCGGCACGAGCAGAACCGGAAGGCCAGGTCGTAGCCCTTCTTGGTCCACATGTTCTGGCGGCACTGCTTCTCGTTCCAGGAGCGCGCGCGGCCGATGCAGTTGAACTGGACGAGGATGGAGCTCTCCCACTCGTAGAAGCACTGCTGGTGCATCCAGTTGCCGTGAGGGCAGAGCTCGTTGTTGCAGAGCACGCGCTGGTAGTCGTCCTTCTCCATGTTGATGGGTCGGCCCAAGCTGCAGCCCAGGGGGGTCGCGCACTGGCTCTCTGAAAGAGGGGGGGGTAGAAACATGACCAAGTGGACGTACCACGCTGAAATACACTGTAGGAGAGGCAGGGATTCCccggacaggtcaccagtccatcacgggacacacacacacacacacacacacacacacacacacacacagagtttcaatgctaatttccctgatggatcaataaagtactcaatcaTAAAGAAACATCGACCTTCAAGAAACTAAAGAACTCCTCTAAAATAAAGTACGTTCGAAAAGCTGCGGGGGGAGAGAGAATGTCAGGAGGGAGATTTAAGTTGTGACTGACATCAAAGCTGAGCGAGCAACTCTGGAcgtgggcgtgtgtgtgggggcgtgtgcgtgtggggggcgtgtgcgtgtggggggcgtgtgtggggggggggcgtgtgcGTGGGGGCGTGTTGATCCTCCCTTTTCTGCCACACCGTCTGTGTTTCCGTTTCTCCCCTTAAGGACTCGACTCGTGTCCTTTTAAACGTACTGAAAAGAGCTCAGCCAGACTGTGCATAGATATAGTTCCTCTGTCGGTGTCACCCTTGCTGAAGGCCCCCGGGCAGCCAAGCGCGCACGGGCCTGCGCAGCACCTGCTGGCCGCGCACgggacgcagcagcagagagatgcgTTGCATTGCTTCACTAATATTCCCCGAAGATGCCCTTTCAGACTCAGGACATTCATTCCCAGAAGAAGCTCCACCCGCCGAACTCCGTGGATAAATCCATCCAATTAGTGTCTCGTTGCTCGTTTGGTGAGAACTAAAGTCGACCGAGGCCGTTTCAGCCAAATTTCCACTTTTTCCTGCCGTGCGCGCACTCTTCTCCTATCACAACAAAGCGCAGCGGGCGACCGAAGCGCGGACCTGAGCGCTACCGCCTGCTTCACATAATCCCCGGCCCCGACCCAACATTTCCCTCTTTCCGAGGCCTCAAGTCGTGATCGAGCGTTACAGCCGCGCCGGTCAGCAAAAGGTCGCAGCTGGGGCGCAGCTGGAGCGACCTGGTGCAGCGGcacaggggggtgggggggtgccaGCGAGAGCAGCCAGCTCCACCAACAGGAAGGCAGCATCACCAAACTTCTACATCTGCGTCCGCTTCCTCTCTTACCACTCGAGCGCTGGCTTCTGggtgcagccgccgccgccgccgcgcctcCCGTCGCCGCTGCACAGCCTCCATTTTCCTGCTCATCTCCGTTACTGTTGCTGcgcttgcttttctttcccttgGTGCTCTTCTGGTTGGGCATTTTACGCGATCTCTTGTCCCAGTGGTATTTTCGACCTCACTCAGCGGCCTCTGTCACCGCCGACTGGCAGTTTTTGCGGAATGCGTCTCTGCATTGTTCTTTCCTGGCGTCGTTGTTGGCGCCGTGCTCGTCGTCCTCGTGGGCAACGTGCACGCTCGATTGCAGCGCTGATAGCAGCGATTCTAAATAATAATCAGCTTTAACCTTTAAGGCGGCCCCGTCCCTTGTTTTGattcctgctcctctgttttCGTTCGCTCCTGACGTCACAAGACCCCGCCCCCACACGTTCGCTCAGCGGCCGATGCTGCATTCAAATGTCGGCAGAATAGCTCGGAATTTTAAGTTtcgatatttttttaaagtcgattgtttatttatttatttttccaaagcTGTCAAATGTGGGGGCAGTTTCTGAATGGTTTCACGGTTGAAATGGAATAAATGGATAAATAACTATATTTTACTTCACCAAGATAAAACTGAACAAGATTGTACTGCAGTCAAAAGTCCCTCATGTTGTGGAActaaagaggaaaaggaaaatcagCAACTTTTACAAAAATGCAGCAAAGGGTTGCAGCTGTGGTCACATGCTGCCCTGAGCAGAGAACTGCTCCATCGTGTGCAAGTCTCTGCAGCGTTCGCTCTAAACGGCATTTTCCATGTACACAAAACTGAACCTTACTCCAAAATTGCGCTGATGAAGTTCAAATAAAAAAGTAGTTAGACCTCGTCGTTAGATATTAATGACAACTGGTTCATCAGCCTGGGAGGTAACGATCCCAATTATCTGTCACATTTCAACAGGACAAACTTCTGGTTCTTGCCTGCTTGTCTAAACATGTTTAAATGCCTCCGAGCAGTTTAGAAACCAAGAGTGGTTCCTCTTCAGCGTTCCTCCAGTGAGTGTGCACGCTCCTACCCCTGATCCCATTAGTCCCACGtctgagattaaaaaaagacagaacgCTCGAGCTTAAAGTGCAACGACTTTATTCCATGGAATGAATGAAATCATAAACCAGGTGTGTTTAGGAATGTTCTCGTCTATTGTCCTTGAAGGCATCATGAAGACATCCCAGAAGGTAAATCTGGGCCGTTCCTGGAGATTTTCCTCTTTCAGCGCAACAACAGAAGCAAACACAGTAAATGACAGTGACGTATGCAGCAGTTTCCTATTCTCCGTTGATTTCTGAGGATTTCGTTTCACCCTGATCGTCTGTGTGGAGCGGAACGTCGGGATAGCTCGGAGCGTCGCCGCCAACACCGGCGCCTCGAGCAAAACCAGGAAATAAAACACGTGGATCAGGGGAATCCTGAGCTGCTgaaggccgacagcagcagagacgcaTCGCAGACGTTTACAGATGAGGCACATTAATGGCTAAAAACAGCACTGGTGAGTAGAAAAGAGACCAGACTGGTGCTGATGTCGCTCACATTACAgcagataaaaacacacatgacaGCCTCCAGCTTCCGAACAATCCAATGTTGGCAACTCTGGGATTCCTTTTGGTTTCTCCCACCCAAAAACTCAAACGCACCAAAGAAGACGTCGCTAGCAAACCCGCGGCGGCTGTTTCAATCATTCTTTTTCAGAAGGGAAATTTGGAGCTCAGCTAACACTCAATATTCCGTCTCTGAAAAAGACGGAGTAAAGACTA of the Takifugu flavidus isolate HTHZ2018 chromosome 19, ASM371156v2, whole genome shotgun sequence genome contains:
- the heca gene encoding headcase protein homolog, with product MPNQKSTKGKKSKRSNSNGDEQENGGCAAATGGAAAAAAAPRSQRSSESQCATPLGCSLGRPINMEKDDYQRVLCNNELCPHGNWMHQQCFYEWESSILVQFNCIGRARSWNEKQCRQNMWTKKGYDLAFRFCSCRCGQGHLKKDTDWYQVKRMQQEERKKKPFEKSAGRNGASGGPAGSGDGFFEEPRKTKQLLGAVGGGKLSHRASSQELPRRQSVDRQNSSERGAAAGGPLCLGPPQKSPCDSPGLSPPAGFPFPPTAVLAAGGGGGLRGSRPLGEFLKSAVHIDLQRKTLMSGGPLSRSCSVGASNSGSHLDHGPVLPLSLSFPLPLHQRLLSSGGGEGNHSHPVQFLRRLDLSELLTHVPRHKVNTYHVRMEDDAQAGQGEELRRFILSALSASQRNVVNCALCHRALPVFEQFPLVDGTLFLSPSRHDEIEYDVPCHLQGRLMHLYAICVDCLEGVHKIVCIKCKSRWDGSWHQLGTMYTYDILAASPCCQARLNCKHCGKPVVDVRVGMQYFSEYSNVQQCPHCGNLDYHFVKPFSSYKVLEAY